Proteins encoded in a region of the Geobacillus genomosp. 3 genome:
- a CDS encoding DNA translocase FtsK codes for MKFWKRWLRFLTDEEEPEQPADGERTSHMTEHVEAKVVYQYPQGRFRFPLIPDDQAAEVRETPRRMAAEDNRRKAPRRPSVETTAEAAEKKPFRPSDVPSPVFGYYKHHSEQRQRVTEQGTIAAMRAVEKTDSGPVSQAAARPGEPAPPPRSSRLADAAAPQEALEAAGQSGKEEAAVADMKEEQAPAPLRSAASAAEQEGGSHAGGGGPESLPPAAQTEETRPGERDDRGDEQKEAPETDERNADSVSQEDEAALRSPLPVGENGHPAARSRPERARIPYNVMMLKQDRRKLEERSRRDGYSLPPLALLEPPGEAAARDEQWIHEQCARLDQTFASFHIGAHVVGATQGPTVTQFEVQPDLGVKVSKITSLTDDMKLSLAAKDIRIEAPIPGKRTIGIEVPNPSSRPVRLREILDDRAFRCRRSPLTVALGLDISGAPVVTDIGKMPHGLIAGATGSGKSVCMNAMLVSMLYKAAPHEVKWLLIDPKMVELAPYNGLPHLLSPVITEAKAAAGALKWAVGEMERRYEQFVHAGVRDIEKYNEHLRERGGSEPPLPYIVIVIDELADLMMAAPADVEESICRLAQKARACGIHLLIATQRPSVDVITGLIKANIPTRIAFSVSSQVDSRTILDVNGAERLLGRGDMLFLENGSAKPVRLQGCFISDEEIERVTAHVKAQQGPSYMFSPDEFRQTAAFGEEDDELFEEACRFVIAQGGASTSSLQRHFRIGYNRAARLIEMMEEQGLISEARGSKPRDVLMSEEEWTRWREQRDVFSPSGR; via the coding sequence ATGAAATTTTGGAAACGATGGCTCCGTTTTTTAACGGATGAGGAAGAACCCGAACAACCGGCTGACGGGGAACGAACAAGCCACATGACGGAACATGTTGAGGCGAAAGTCGTGTACCAATACCCGCAAGGCCGCTTCCGGTTTCCGCTCATTCCGGATGACCAAGCTGCGGAGGTCCGGGAAACGCCAAGGAGAATGGCCGCCGAGGACAACCGGCGGAAGGCTCCCCGACGCCCGTCTGTTGAGACGACGGCGGAAGCGGCGGAAAAAAAGCCGTTCCGCCCGTCCGATGTGCCGTCTCCTGTTTTTGGATACTATAAACATCATAGTGAACAGCGGCAACGGGTGACAGAACAAGGCACCATTGCCGCTATGCGGGCGGTGGAAAAAACGGACAGCGGCCCTGTCTCCCAGGCAGCCGCTAGGCCAGGCGAACCTGCTCCGCCGCCCCGCTCTTCTCGTTTAGCCGATGCCGCTGCGCCGCAGGAGGCGCTTGAAGCAGCCGGCCAAAGCGGGAAAGAGGAAGCGGCGGTTGCTGACATGAAAGAGGAACAAGCCCCTGCACCGCTTCGGTCAGCCGCATCTGCGGCTGAACAGGAAGGCGGCTCTCATGCCGGCGGAGGCGGACCGGAATCGCTGCCGCCGGCGGCGCAAACGGAGGAAACCCGGCCGGGCGAGCGCGATGACCGCGGCGATGAACAAAAGGAAGCGCCGGAGACCGATGAGAGGAATGCGGACTCTGTTTCCCAAGAAGACGAGGCGGCGCTTCGTTCCCCGCTGCCGGTTGGCGAAAACGGTCATCCGGCCGCCCGCAGCCGCCCGGAACGAGCGCGCATCCCGTACAATGTGATGATGCTAAAACAAGACCGGCGCAAGCTCGAGGAACGTTCCCGCCGGGACGGCTATTCGCTGCCGCCGCTCGCCCTGCTTGAGCCGCCGGGGGAAGCAGCGGCCCGCGACGAGCAATGGATTCACGAACAATGCGCCCGCCTCGATCAGACGTTTGCGAGCTTCCATATCGGGGCCCACGTCGTCGGAGCGACGCAAGGACCGACGGTGACACAGTTTGAAGTGCAGCCTGATTTGGGCGTGAAAGTGAGCAAAATTACGAGCTTGACGGACGACATGAAGCTCAGCCTGGCGGCGAAAGACATTCGGATTGAAGCGCCGATTCCGGGGAAACGGACGATCGGCATCGAAGTGCCGAACCCGTCGAGCCGCCCGGTGCGGCTCCGGGAAATTTTAGACGACCGCGCGTTCCGCTGCCGCCGCTCCCCGCTCACCGTCGCTCTTGGGCTTGATATTAGCGGGGCGCCGGTCGTGACTGACATCGGGAAAATGCCGCACGGACTGATCGCCGGGGCGACCGGGTCAGGCAAAAGTGTCTGCATGAACGCCATGCTGGTCAGTATGTTATATAAAGCCGCTCCGCATGAGGTGAAATGGCTGCTGATCGACCCGAAAATGGTGGAGCTCGCTCCGTACAACGGCTTGCCCCATTTGCTCAGCCCGGTCATTACCGAAGCGAAAGCGGCCGCCGGGGCGCTCAAATGGGCGGTTGGCGAAATGGAGCGGCGGTATGAACAGTTTGTCCACGCCGGTGTGCGCGATATCGAAAAATACAATGAGCACCTTCGCGAACGCGGCGGAAGCGAGCCGCCCTTGCCGTATATCGTCATTGTGATCGACGAGCTGGCCGATCTTATGATGGCCGCTCCGGCCGATGTCGAGGAATCGATTTGCCGGCTGGCGCAAAAGGCGCGGGCATGCGGCATTCATTTGTTGATCGCCACACAGCGGCCGTCGGTCGATGTCATCACCGGCTTGATCAAAGCGAACATTCCGACGCGCATCGCCTTTTCTGTTTCGTCCCAAGTCGATTCGCGCACCATTTTGGATGTGAACGGCGCCGAGCGGCTGCTTGGGCGCGGCGATATGCTTTTTTTGGAAAACGGATCGGCCAAGCCGGTGCGGCTGCAAGGCTGTTTCATTTCCGATGAGGAAATTGAACGGGTGACGGCGCACGTAAAAGCACAGCAAGGCCCTTCGTACATGTTCAGTCCGGACGAATTCCGGCAGACGGCGGCGTTCGGGGAGGAAGACGATGAATTGTTTGAGGAAGCGTGCCGGTTTGTCATCGCCCAGGGCGGGGCATCGACATCGAGTTTGCAGCGCCATTTCCGCATCGGCTACAACCGCGCCGCCCGGCTCATCGAGATGATGGAGGAGCAGGGGCTGATTTCCGAAGCGCGCGGCAGCAAACCGCGCGATGTGTTGATGAGCGAGGAAGAGTGGACGCGGTGGCGCGAGCAGAGGGACGTTTTTTCCCCTTCCGGTCGGTAG
- the murC gene encoding UDP-N-acetylmuramate--L-alanine ligase encodes MTVYHFVGIKGTGMSALAQVLHDLGYTVQGSDVGKWFFTQKALEERGIPVLPFSKDNIRPGYTVIAGNAFPDAHEEIEAARQLGIPVIRYHRFLGELAGKFTSIAVTGSHGKTTTTGLLAHVMQGAHPTSYLIGDGTGKGEPGSQYFVFEACEYRRHFLSYFPDYAIITNIDFDHPDYFANIDDVFSAFQQMAEQVKKAIVAYGDDPYLQKIQAKVPMLFYGFGDENDFQARNIVKTTEGTAFDVFVRNTFFSSFTIPRFGTHNVLNALAVIALCHYEGVDAATIAARLQTFQGVKRRFSEKTVGRQVLIDDYAHHPREIMATLEAARQKYPGREVVAIFQPHTYTRTQTFLREFAESLKQADHVYLCDIFGSAREHGGKLSIRDLQAQIPRSQLLEEDNIAVLKQHRDAVLVFMGAGDIQKFQQAYEQAVLSA; translated from the coding sequence ATGACAGTTTACCATTTTGTTGGCATTAAAGGCACGGGGATGAGCGCGCTCGCACAAGTGCTTCACGATCTCGGCTATACGGTGCAAGGGTCGGACGTCGGAAAATGGTTTTTTACACAAAAGGCGCTTGAAGAGCGGGGCATCCCGGTTTTGCCTTTTTCAAAAGACAATATTCGCCCGGGTTATACGGTCATTGCCGGCAATGCATTTCCAGACGCACATGAGGAAATCGAAGCGGCCCGTCAGCTCGGCATTCCTGTCATTCGATACCATCGCTTTTTAGGGGAGTTGGCAGGCAAGTTTACGAGTATTGCGGTGACTGGCTCACACGGAAAGACGACGACGACGGGACTGCTCGCCCATGTGATGCAAGGGGCGCATCCAACGTCGTATTTAATCGGAGATGGAACGGGAAAAGGAGAGCCGGGGAGCCAATACTTTGTGTTTGAAGCATGCGAATATCGCCGGCATTTTCTTTCCTATTTTCCAGATTATGCAATCATCACAAACATTGACTTCGACCACCCCGACTATTTTGCCAATATTGATGACGTCTTTTCTGCATTTCAGCAAATGGCGGAACAAGTGAAAAAAGCGATTGTCGCTTATGGTGACGATCCGTACTTGCAAAAGATCCAGGCGAAAGTGCCGATGTTGTTTTACGGATTTGGCGACGAAAACGATTTTCAGGCGCGCAACATTGTCAAAACGACTGAAGGGACAGCGTTTGACGTATTTGTGCGCAACACGTTTTTCTCCTCTTTCACCATTCCGCGCTTTGGCACCCATAACGTGCTCAATGCGCTCGCGGTCATCGCCCTTTGCCATTACGAAGGGGTGGACGCCGCCACCATCGCCGCCCGGCTGCAAACGTTCCAAGGGGTGAAGCGCCGCTTCAGTGAAAAAACGGTCGGGCGCCAAGTGTTAATTGACGATTACGCGCACCATCCGCGCGAAATTATGGCGACATTGGAGGCGGCGAGACAAAAGTACCCGGGGCGGGAAGTTGTCGCCATCTTCCAGCCGCACACGTATACGCGGACGCAGACGTTTTTGCGCGAGTTTGCCGAAAGTTTAAAGCAGGCTGACCACGTCTATTTGTGCGACATTTTCGGCTCGGCGCGCGAGCACGGAGGCAAGCTGTCCATCCGCGATTTGCAGGCGCAAATTCCGCGCTCGCAGCTGCTTGAGGAGGACAACATAGCTGTATTGAAGCAGCATCGCGACGCGGTGCTCGTGTTTATGGGCGCCGGTGATATTCAAAAGTTTCAACAGGCATACGAACAGGCCGTTCTTTCCGCCTGA
- a CDS encoding DUF948 domain-containing protein yields MEWLLYASAALIAAAFLLLVVYIAKTLIVLQETLRRLTAAVSHADEQVQTVAKEVARLLHTANNIAGDVQTKTEKLNSAVEAVNEIGGTVRSLNRALRQTAAALSARAGQGQEKWAKALRWANVLLDLWEKWREREQLRKKEGMPNGKK; encoded by the coding sequence GTGGAATGGCTTTTGTACGCAAGCGCCGCACTCATCGCTGCCGCTTTTTTGCTTCTGGTAGTGTACATAGCGAAAACGCTCATCGTCTTGCAGGAGACGCTGCGCCGGCTGACGGCGGCGGTCAGCCATGCCGATGAACAAGTGCAAACGGTTGCGAAAGAGGTGGCCCGGCTTCTCCATACGGCCAACAACATCGCCGGCGATGTGCAAACCAAGACGGAAAAGTTAAACAGCGCGGTTGAGGCGGTGAATGAAATCGGCGGCACTGTTCGGTCGCTGAACCGCGCGCTTCGGCAGACAGCTGCCGCGCTGTCCGCAAGAGCGGGCCAAGGGCAAGAAAAGTGGGCGAAAGCGCTGCGTTGGGCAAATGTTTTGCTCGATCTATGGGAAAAATGGAGAGAAAGGGAACAACTGCGCAAAAAGGAGGGGATGCCAAATGGCAAAAAATAA